The Chloroflexota bacterium sequence GCTCATCGGATCCGGAGACCATCAAAACGTCGTTGCCGATCAAGCGGTGAAACCGCGCAAAAATATCGGCTGGAAGATACGCTCCGGCGATCTGACCGACGTGCAGTGAGCCGTTTGCATACGGCCATGCGACGCAAACGAGGACTTTATCGGCCACATGTCCTCCTGAAGATCGCTGAGAGGAGACAGGAACGCTCGAAAGCGATGCCGGGAATACGCTTCAGATGGCCAGTCAGGGGCTATGCGTATCGACCGGTTGTCTGGTTCCAGCGGATGATGAACAGTTCGCGCAGCATCGCAATTGTATCATGGAGTGGTCGCACCCGACTCGATGCATCATACCGCCAGGTGACCGGAACCTCGCGAAGCGTGTATCCCCGACGCCGCGCGAGGAACAACACCTCGACGTCGAAGGCCCAGCCGTTGATCACTTGGCGGCTGAACAGATCCTCCGCAGCGGTCCTGGTGAACGCTTTGAAGCCGCACTGCGTGTCGCGAATCTCTGGCACGGCGACCAGCCGGACCAGCAGGTTGAATCCGCGGCCCATCAGGTGTCGGCGCCACGGTTCACCGATCCGTCTCGCGCCGACGATCTCCCGCGAGGCGATCGCGATATCCGCGCCATCCCCGACCGCAGCGTAGAGCGACGAAATCTCACCGACGGGCATCGAGAAGTCCACGTCGCAAAAGACGATCGTGCGCCCTCTGGCCGCGCGTACCCCGGCGCGCACGGCGCTTCCCTTTCCGCGAATGGGCAGGTGAACCGCCCGGAATCGCGCGTCCGCCTTCGCCGCGAGGTCAGCGATCTCCGGCGTTCGGTCCGTGCTGGCGTTTTCGACGATCAGGACCTCAGCCTCCAGCTTCTGGACATCGAGAAAGTCCGTGAGCTTGCGTACGGCGTCCGGGAGTCGGTTCTCTTCGTTGAGGGCAGGAACAACGATGCTGAGATCGAGCAGCTCCGTGTCGTCGAGGCAGACGGAGCCGTCCCTGATTCGATCGGAGATCATTGGGTCAACAATCCAGACAGCTGCTCTGAGGTAACGCGTCGTGGACGCTGCACGCTGCCCCGCTGTCCCACGAGACGCGGGACCGTGGCCAACCCGTGAAGCTGGCCACGGAGCCGGGCTCGGGCGGCCGGCTCGCGGGCGTGGCGCAGGGCCCGAATGGCCAGCGCAAGCTGCGTTCGGAGAAACTTCGCCCAGTGCCTGCGCCACCATTCCTCTGGCGCGTCGCGCGCCAGCAGCCAAACGAAGTTTCGCCCGCACAGGTACGAGGCGACATCGCTCGGAGTGCTCGCCCCCAACCGATGGCGGACGAGCGCTCGGGGCGCGTACACGCATCGATAGCCCCGCAATTGCGCGCGAAATGCCAGGTCCACATCCTCGCAGTACATGCCGAACTGCTCGTCAAACGGTCCGATCTCCTCGATCATGGTTCGTCGATAGCCTGCCGCGCCGCCGCATGCGCCGAACACGAACTGCTCGTCGTCGTACTGCCCACGGTCGACTTCCCACACACCGCGGCTGTCGGGAACGCCGGCTCGGAGGAAGACGTCACCGGCTGAATGGATTCGACAGTCCGGTCCGTCTAGGAGGATCTTCGAAGCAGCCGATCCGGCATCCGGGTGGCGCGACAGCGCTGCGACCAGCTCCTCGACCCACCGGGGGTCCGCGCGCGCGTCGCTATTCAGGAGTGCAAAGATGTCGCCCAACGCGGCGCGCATCCCGACGTTGACGGCATGGGCGAATCCGCGGTTCTCCCCCAGCGCGATGAGTCTGAAGTCGGGAAACCCCCGGGCGATGAGGTCGACGGAATCGTCAGTGGACCCGTCGTCCACGACGATGCGGTCGACGTTTCCGTACGTCTGCGCGCGAATCGACTCGAGACAGTCGCCAATGATCGCGCTCCCGTTCCAGTTCGGGACGATCACCGACACCCTGGGCGATTCACAATGCCGATCGGGCGCGTCTGTCACGGCGCGCGCTCCGGGGGGATCCCCGCGGCGTACACAGCGGCGTACACCTCCCCGATCGGGACATTGTGCTCTCGGGCGATCCGGGCGCACTCCTCGTACTCTGGGCACAAGACATCGCGCCCGTCGATCGTTTTGATCTTCACCTGCATCGATCCAAACCGGGTCGACACCCGCTCCGTCCGTCGCTGGGCGATCACCCGCCGCATCGTGCGGAGGCGGACGCCGAGCGACGTCGTTTCGCGCAGCACGATCCCCGCCAGCGAGTCCGCCGCATCATTCGTACACAAGACCGAGAGAAGCATCCCGGGCCGATTTTTCTTCATCTGAATCGGTGTGAAAAACACGTCCAGCGCGCCCGCGGATTGAAGCCGCTCCATCGCAAACGCCGCCTGTTCCGGCGTGCAGTCATCCAGGTTGGTTTCGATTAGCGTCACGTCGTCGTGTCCGAGGGAAGATTCGAGCTGGGCGCCAACCCACACACGGAGGACGTTGGGCCACGGCAGCGCGCGTGTGCCGAGGCCGGTGCCGACCGCGTCGACCCGCATCTCCGGCTGCTGGAACTCACCCAGCGTCGTCAGAATTGCCGCGCCGGTCGGGGTCACAAGCTCCGCCTCGGTGTCCACGGGCCGCGTAGGTGCGTGAGCCTCCGCGATCAGGGCGAGTGTAGCAGGAGCGGGTAGCGGGAGCACGCCGTGTGACGACTTGACGCGCCCGTGTCCAAGCGGCAGGCTCGAAACGAAAATCGCGGAGACACCGAGTCGCTCGAGCAGGATGAGCGAGCCGACGACGTCCACGATTGCGTCGACGGCGCCGACCTCATGGAAACGAACTTTTTCGATCTCCGAACCGTGGATGGAGGCTTCCACGGCCGCGAGCCGACGGAAGATCACCATCGCCTTCGTCCGTACTGCGTTGGACAGTGTGCTCCGCAGCAGAATATTTTCGATGT is a genomic window containing:
- the larC gene encoding nickel pincer cofactor biosynthesis protein LarC, whose protein sequence is MPRRVAFFDCFSGASGNMVLGALIDAGADPADLHAGLDTLPIGRFRAEVQRTTSAGLTGTLVRVHVDEPDPPHRSLADIENILLRSTLSNAVRTKAMVIFRRLAAVEASIHGSEIEKVRFHEVGAVDAIVDVVGSLILLERLGVSAIFVSSLPLGHGRVKSSHGVLPLPAPATLALIAEAHAPTRPVDTEAELVTPTGAAILTTLGEFQQPEMRVDAVGTGLGTRALPWPNVLRVWVGAQLESSLGHDDVTLIETNLDDCTPEQAAFAMERLQSAGALDVFFTPIQMKKNRPGMLLSVLCTNDAADSLAGIVLRETTSLGVRLRTMRRVIAQRRTERVSTRFGSMQVKIKTIDGRDVLCPEYEECARIAREHNVPIGEVYAAVYAAGIPPERAP
- a CDS encoding glycosyltransferase family 2 protein; the protein is MTDAPDRHCESPRVSVIVPNWNGSAIIGDCLESIRAQTYGNVDRIVVDDGSTDDSVDLIARGFPDFRLIALGENRGFAHAVNVGMRAALGDIFALLNSDARADPRWVEELVAALSRHPDAGSAASKILLDGPDCRIHSAGDVFLRAGVPDSRGVWEVDRGQYDDEQFVFGACGGAAGYRRTMIEEIGPFDEQFGMYCEDVDLAFRAQLRGYRCVYAPRALVRHRLGASTPSDVASYLCGRNFVWLLARDAPEEWWRRHWAKFLRTQLALAIRALRHAREPAARARLRGQLHGLATVPRLVGQRGSVQRPRRVTSEQLSGLLTQ
- a CDS encoding dolichyl-phosphate beta-glucosyltransferase, with the protein product MISDRIRDGSVCLDDTELLDLSIVVPALNEENRLPDAVRKLTDFLDVQKLEAEVLIVENASTDRTPEIADLAAKADARFRAVHLPIRGKGSAVRAGVRAARGRTIVFCDVDFSMPVGEISSLYAAVGDGADIAIASREIVGARRIGEPWRRHLMGRGFNLLVRLVAVPEIRDTQCGFKAFTRTAAEDLFSRQVINGWAFDVEVLFLARRRGYTLREVPVTWRYDASSRVRPLHDTIAMLRELFIIRWNQTTGRYA